The Pedobacter roseus genome contains a region encoding:
- a CDS encoding beta-ketoacyl-ACP synthase III, which translates to MSKIHAAITAVNGYVPDYVLTNAELETIVDTSDEWITSRTGIKERRILKGEGLGTSDMAVHAVNGLLKKRGIDASEIELIIFCTTTPDFTFPATANVLADKIGAKNAWGYDLQAACSGFIFGLATGASFIESGRHKKVLVVGGDKMSSIINYEDRTTCIIFGDGCGCALLEPNEEGLGIQDSILRTDGSGRDFLGMKAGGSVKPATHETIDAREHFAHQEGPTVFKFAVTNMADVAAEIMERNSLTADDVAWLVPHQANKRIIDATANRMGVATDKVMINIERYGNTTNGTIPLCLWEWESRLKKGDNIVLAAFGGGFTWGSIYLKWAYDTK; encoded by the coding sequence ATGAGTAAAATTCACGCTGCTATTACAGCAGTAAATGGTTACGTTCCCGACTATGTGCTTACAAACGCAGAGTTAGAAACCATTGTTGACACTTCGGATGAATGGATTACCAGCAGAACGGGAATTAAAGAGCGTAGAATTTTAAAGGGAGAAGGTTTAGGTACTTCCGATATGGCAGTTCATGCCGTAAACGGTTTACTTAAAAAGAGGGGAATTGATGCAAGTGAAATTGAACTGATTATCTTTTGCACCACTACTCCCGATTTTACTTTCCCTGCTACAGCAAATGTTTTAGCTGATAAAATTGGAGCTAAAAATGCATGGGGTTACGACTTACAAGCCGCTTGTTCGGGCTTTATTTTCGGTCTTGCTACTGGTGCATCATTCATCGAATCAGGTAGACATAAAAAAGTTTTAGTAGTTGGCGGCGATAAAATGTCGTCAATCATCAATTACGAAGACCGTACCACCTGTATTATCTTTGGCGATGGCTGTGGCTGTGCTTTATTAGAACCAAATGAAGAAGGTTTGGGTATCCAGGATTCGATATTAAGAACTGATGGTTCGGGTAGAGATTTCTTAGGGATGAAAGCCGGTGGTTCTGTTAAACCTGCTACACACGAAACGATTGATGCAAGAGAGCATTTTGCACATCAGGAAGGCCCAACAGTATTTAAATTTGCCGTAACCAATATGGCTGATGTAGCTGCCGAAATTATGGAACGCAACAGCTTAACTGCTGATGATGTTGCCTGGTTAGTGCCTCACCAAGCCAATAAACGCATTATCGATGCTACTGCAAACCGCATGGGGGTTGCTACTGATAAGGTAATGATCAATATCGAACGTTATGGCAATACAACTAACGGAACCATTCCATTATGTTTATGGGAATGGGAAAGCAGACTGAAAAAAGGCGATAACATCGTTTTAGCTGCTTTCGGTGGCGGTTTTACCTGGGGCTCAATATACCTTAAATGGGCATACGACACAAAATAG
- the accB gene encoding acetyl-CoA carboxylase biotin carboxyl carrier protein, with translation MDIKQIQELIKFVSRSGVNEVAIEQENFKITIKTNQAPTVVHATLPQAPLVQAAAPVATAPTAPVAATPAIPAAEDTSKYLTVKSPMIGTFYRSASPDKPMFVNVGDEISAGKVVCIIEAMKLFNEIESEVSGRIVKILVDNASPVEYDQPLFLVEPI, from the coding sequence ATGGATATCAAACAAATACAGGAACTGATTAAATTTGTTTCTCGTTCTGGAGTAAATGAAGTTGCTATTGAGCAGGAAAACTTCAAAATCACGATCAAAACAAACCAAGCACCAACAGTTGTGCATGCTACCTTACCACAGGCTCCGCTTGTACAGGCTGCTGCACCAGTTGCCACAGCTCCTACTGCTCCGGTTGCAGCAACACCTGCTATACCTGCCGCAGAAGACACTTCGAAATACCTAACCGTTAAATCACCAATGATCGGTACTTTCTACCGCTCAGCTAGTCCGGATAAACCAATGTTTGTAAATGTTGGCGACGAGATCAGCGCAGGTAAAGTAGTTTGTATTATTGAAGCAATGAAACTTTTCAACGAAATCGAAAGTGAAGTTTCTGGCCGTATCGTTAAAATCCTGGTTGATAATGCATCACCAGTAGAATACGATCAACCGTTATTTTTAGTAGAACCTATTTAG
- the accC gene encoding acetyl-CoA carboxylase biotin carboxylase subunit gives MFKKILIANRGEIALRIIRTCKEMGIKTVAVYSTADRESLHVRFADEAVCIGPPPSKDSYLNIPNIISAAELTNADAIHPGYGFLSENAKFSNICREYNIKFIGATPEQINGMGDKASAKETMKIAGVPTIPGSEGLLNSVKEGISIANEMGYPVILKATAGGGGRGMRVVWKDEDFENAWDSARQESGAAFGNDGLYLEKYIEDPRHIEIQIIGDQFGKACHLSERDCSIQRRHQKLVEESPSPFMTEELRERMGEAAIKGAMAVNYEGAGTIEFLVDKHRNFYFMEMNTRIQVEHPVTEEVINFDLIKEQIKVAAGIPISGKNYTPEMHAIECRINAEDPANNFRPSPGRITNFHSPGGHGVRVDTHVYAGYSIPSNYDSMIAKLICVAQTREEAICTMERALSEFVIEGIKTTIPFHLQLMKDPNFRAGNFTTKFMETFEFVEG, from the coding sequence ATGTTTAAAAAAATACTAATTGCCAACAGGGGTGAAATCGCTTTGCGTATTATCCGTACCTGTAAGGAAATGGGCATCAAAACGGTTGCTGTTTACTCTACCGCAGATCGCGAAAGTTTACACGTACGTTTTGCTGATGAGGCTGTTTGTATTGGCCCCCCGCCTAGTAAAGATTCTTATTTAAATATTCCAAATATCATTTCGGCAGCAGAATTAACCAATGCCGATGCCATACACCCAGGTTACGGTTTTTTATCAGAAAATGCTAAGTTTTCTAACATTTGCCGTGAGTATAACATCAAATTTATTGGTGCAACTCCTGAGCAGATCAATGGCATGGGTGATAAAGCCTCTGCAAAAGAAACCATGAAAATTGCCGGTGTTCCAACCATTCCAGGATCGGAAGGCTTGCTTAATAGCGTTAAAGAAGGTATTTCAATTGCCAACGAAATGGGTTACCCTGTAATTCTAAAAGCAACTGCCGGTGGTGGTGGCCGTGGGATGCGTGTGGTATGGAAAGATGAAGATTTTGAAAATGCCTGGGACAGTGCACGTCAGGAATCTGGCGCAGCATTTGGTAACGATGGTTTATATTTAGAAAAATATATCGAAGATCCGCGCCACATTGAAATCCAGATTATCGGAGATCAGTTTGGTAAAGCCTGCCATTTATCAGAGCGCGATTGCTCAATTCAACGCCGTCACCAGAAACTGGTAGAAGAATCTCCTTCTCCGTTTATGACCGAAGAACTTCGCGAAAGAATGGGTGAAGCTGCAATTAAAGGTGCAATGGCTGTAAATTATGAAGGTGCAGGTACAATCGAATTCCTGGTTGATAAACACCGGAACTTCTACTTTATGGAAATGAATACCCGTATCCAGGTAGAGCATCCGGTTACTGAAGAGGTAATCAACTTCGATTTAATTAAAGAGCAGATTAAAGTAGCTGCCGGAATCCCGATTTCAGGCAAAAACTATACGCCAGAGATGCACGCCATTGAGTGCCGTATCAACGCAGAAGATCCAGCGAACAACTTCCGTCCTTCACCAGGTAGAATTACTAATTTCCATTCTCCAGGCGGACACGGTGTTCGTGTTGATACCCATGTTTATGCAGGTTATTCTATTCCTTCTAACTACGATTCGATGATTGCAAAATTAATCTGCGTAGCGCAAACCCGCGAAGAAGCCATCTGTACTATGGAGCGTGCTTTGAGTGAATTCGTGATCGAAGGGATTAAAACTACCATTCCTTTCCATTTACAGTTGATGAAAGACCCTAACTTCAGGGCAGGAAATTTCACAACGAAATTTATGGAAACTTTTGAATTTGTAGAAGGATAA
- a CDS encoding LVIVD repeat-containing protein, which yields MKKNLINALLFLFALAVFTGCKKDEYERIQIVKMISVKEMRALPVGMTKAVQAKRTGKIYIYNNYLFINEPNEGIHIYNNTNPSVPVNVGFLQIPGNVDLAVHNNILYADNFIDLLAFDISNMNNIKQVKRVTDVFNQLYSAGAEKYLYTYKDTLVKKQTYKKGMFYDAAYFSNASSQGGSSGQGGSMARFTLMNDYLYTVGMNKLSLFDVKTASNPTFLKAINLDWGVETIFPHENKLFIGTNRGMHIFSTTDPANPVKLSTYSHIFACDPVVVQGKYAYVTLRTGNLCRQASNQLEVVDIEDPTKPQQIAVYPMQNPHGLSTIGDNLFLCEGNYGIKSFSIANKTKIADNMLQHLSNVKSFDVIAGPKSLIVTGDDGVYQFNYNNAANLTQLSVIKVQL from the coding sequence ATGAAAAAAAATCTAATTAACGCATTACTCTTCCTTTTTGCTTTGGCAGTATTTACGGGTTGTAAAAAAGACGAGTACGAAAGGATACAGATTGTAAAAATGATTTCTGTTAAAGAAATGAGGGCTTTACCTGTAGGGATGACCAAGGCTGTTCAAGCCAAAAGAACAGGCAAAATATACATTTACAACAATTATCTCTTTATTAACGAACCTAATGAAGGGATTCATATTTATAATAATACTAATCCGAGTGTTCCTGTAAATGTGGGTTTTCTGCAAATTCCGGGAAACGTAGATTTAGCGGTTCACAATAATATCCTTTACGCCGATAATTTTATTGATTTACTGGCTTTTGATATTTCCAACATGAACAATATCAAACAGGTTAAAAGAGTAACTGATGTTTTCAATCAATTATATTCAGCAGGTGCAGAAAAATATCTTTACACTTATAAAGACACCTTAGTTAAGAAACAGACTTACAAAAAAGGGATGTTTTATGATGCTGCTTATTTCAGCAATGCTTCATCGCAGGGAGGTTCGTCAGGGCAAGGTGGCTCAATGGCCAGATTTACATTAATGAACGATTACCTCTATACTGTTGGTATGAATAAATTAAGTCTGTTTGATGTTAAGACAGCATCAAACCCAACTTTTTTGAAGGCCATTAATCTAGACTGGGGTGTTGAAACTATTTTCCCTCACGAAAACAAATTATTTATCGGTACCAATAGGGGTATGCACATTTTTAGCACTACCGATCCGGCCAATCCGGTAAAACTATCCACATACAGCCACATTTTTGCCTGCGATCCAGTAGTTGTGCAAGGAAAGTATGCCTACGTTACTTTACGTACAGGTAATTTGTGCAGGCAAGCAAGCAATCAATTGGAAGTTGTAGATATAGAGGATCCTACCAAGCCACAACAAATTGCCGTTTACCCTATGCAAAACCCACATGGCCTAAGCACCATTGGCGATAATCTGTTTCTCTGCGAAGGCAATTATGGAATAAAGAGTTTTAGCATTGCCAATAAAACCAAAATAGCAGATAACATGTTGCAGCATTTAAGTAATGTGAAAAGTTTTGATGTTATTGCCGGCCCTAAATCTTTAATCGTTACAGGAGACGATGGTGTATATCAATTTAATTACAATAATGCAGCTAATTTAACGCAATTGAGCGTAATTAAGGTGCAACTTTAA
- the tatC gene encoding twin-arginine translocase subunit TatC yields the protein MSDTKKNLLTKAIGQKSTTLEAEMSFFDHLDVLRKHLIRAVIAVAVFTGIAFYFNEEILDKIIFGPKKPDFWTYRMMCKLVEHFPSLGKDMCITKINGEIINTEMAGQFNLQLNVCVMCGIVAGFPYLLWEIWRFIKPALHEAERKSASGFVFFASVLFIIGIFFGYFVVCPLSVNFLTGYTVSAEIKNTFTVDSYLSSVATLTLGTGIIFELPVIIFILSKLGLMTPKLMRSSRRYAAVIILIIAAIVTPTPDIMTMLIVATPLFLLYELSIFVSAYIEKKKKKADAAFYAN from the coding sequence ATGAGCGACACTAAAAAAAATCTACTTACAAAAGCTATCGGGCAAAAGAGCACCACATTAGAGGCAGAAATGTCTTTTTTTGATCACCTGGATGTTCTCCGCAAACATTTAATCAGAGCCGTAATTGCAGTTGCCGTTTTTACGGGTATCGCTTTTTACTTTAATGAAGAGATCCTTGATAAAATAATCTTCGGGCCGAAAAAGCCAGATTTCTGGACCTATCGCATGATGTGTAAATTGGTTGAACATTTCCCATCCTTAGGTAAGGATATGTGTATCACCAAAATTAACGGCGAAATTATCAACACCGAAATGGCCGGCCAGTTTAACCTTCAGCTAAACGTTTGTGTTATGTGTGGCATTGTGGCTGGTTTTCCTTATTTATTATGGGAAATCTGGCGTTTTATTAAACCGGCATTACATGAGGCAGAACGTAAATCGGCAAGTGGTTTTGTGTTTTTCGCGTCCGTACTTTTCATCATCGGTATCTTTTTTGGGTATTTTGTAGTATGTCCGTTATCAGTTAATTTTTTAACAGGTTATACCGTGAGTGCCGAAATCAAAAATACTTTTACTGTCGATTCGTACCTTTCGTCTGTTGCAACCTTAACTTTAGGCACAGGTATTATTTTTGAGCTTCCTGTTATTATTTTCATCCTGTCAAAACTGGGATTAATGACTCCGAAACTGATGAGATCAAGCAGAAGATACGCAGCTGTAATCATCCTGATTATTGCAGCAATTGTTACACCAACGCCAGATATCATGACGATGTTGATTGTAGCTACGCCGTTATTCTTACTTTATGAGCTAAGTATTTTTGTTTCAGCTTACATTGAAAAAAAGAAGAAAAAAGCTGATGCAGCTTTCTATGCTAACTAA
- the rpiB gene encoding ribose 5-phosphate isomerase B translates to MSDTKIKIAIGADHAGFEYKEILKDFLQNYEVKDFGTYSESSVDYPDFAHPVAEAVENGDFTYGILLCGSANGVAITANKHQHIRAGLCWENEVASLVRKHNNANVLCIPARFVSIEQAKEITTTFLTTDFEGGRHQNRVEKISC, encoded by the coding sequence ATGTCTGATACAAAAATTAAAATTGCTATTGGAGCGGATCACGCTGGGTTTGAGTACAAAGAAATATTAAAAGATTTTTTACAAAATTACGAGGTAAAAGATTTTGGCACCTATTCTGAAAGTTCAGTTGATTATCCAGATTTTGCTCACCCTGTTGCCGAAGCAGTAGAAAATGGCGATTTTACTTATGGCATTTTGCTTTGTGGATCGGCAAATGGAGTAGCCATAACCGCCAATAAACACCAGCACATCAGGGCTGGTTTATGCTGGGAAAATGAGGTTGCTTCTTTGGTACGCAAGCATAATAATGCCAATGTTTTGTGTATTCCGGCAAGGTTTGTTTCAATAGAACAGGCCAAAGAAATTACCACTACTTTTTTAACTACCGATTTTGAGGGCGGCCGCCACCAGAACAGGGTAGAAAAAATTTCGTGTTAA
- a CDS encoding M28 family peptidase gives MNKKFLTIGLASLISASCFSQITPLKPNQYAIKFSKAINPENAYKHLSVLASDEYEGRETGTKGAWMAADYISNYFKSLGLKAPVNGSYFQKIDLVNVTLKESHLTVNGQPKEYQKDYLVSPSLISDKGFTFSTNDIVFIGYGIKKDSYNDFTGTDIKGKVVMMFNGGDPTLKPGTRIDRAAYRATLEARAKYFAENNVKAIILIDPAVDRITENTKKTLKNGRVMVKTNAAMEAQKQNETPRVSISVALANELFKASNTTVADLQKKITESQAPASQVLNVPFSASASKTETPVRCENVLGYLEGSDPVLKKEVLILTGHYDHIGLETDPNAKDKVNNGADDDGSGTTGVLLMAKAFTDAKKAGKGSKRSILFMTVVGEEKGLWGSEWYSEHPVFPVENTIADLNTDMIGRTGEEYLGKPDSANYIYSVGSNMLSSDLGKLSEQVNATYTKMKLDYKYDDPKDPEQIYYRSDHYNFAKLGIPIIFYYDGMLQQDYHKPGDEVSKINFPLLAKRAKLTYFTAWELANRPKRPTVDMDGKGNPKK, from the coding sequence ATGAACAAAAAGTTTTTAACCATTGGTTTGGCGTCGCTTATATCAGCGAGTTGCTTTAGCCAAATCACGCCCCTTAAACCCAATCAGTATGCGATAAAATTCAGCAAGGCGATTAACCCGGAAAATGCTTACAAACATCTTTCTGTTTTGGCATCTGATGAATATGAAGGCCGTGAAACAGGCACAAAAGGCGCCTGGATGGCAGCAGATTATATTAGCAATTATTTCAAGTCGTTAGGCTTAAAAGCACCTGTAAATGGCAGCTATTTCCAAAAGATCGATCTGGTTAACGTTACGCTGAAAGAAAGTCATTTAACTGTAAATGGTCAGCCGAAAGAATATCAGAAAGATTACCTGGTATCACCTAGTTTGATCAGCGATAAAGGTTTTACTTTCTCTACCAATGATATTGTATTTATCGGTTATGGGATAAAAAAAGATAGCTACAATGATTTCACCGGCACCGATATCAAAGGAAAAGTCGTAATGATGTTCAATGGTGGCGATCCAACCTTAAAACCAGGTACAAGGATTGATAGAGCCGCTTACCGTGCAACATTAGAAGCCAGAGCAAAATACTTTGCAGAAAACAATGTAAAAGCCATTATTCTGATCGACCCAGCAGTTGACAGAATAACAGAAAACACCAAAAAAACGCTTAAAAATGGCAGAGTAATGGTTAAAACCAATGCGGCCATGGAAGCTCAAAAGCAAAATGAAACACCACGTGTTTCGATATCGGTAGCTTTGGCAAATGAATTGTTTAAAGCATCTAATACTACTGTTGCAGATCTTCAGAAAAAAATAACGGAAAGCCAGGCTCCTGCTTCGCAAGTATTAAACGTACCGTTTTCGGCAAGTGCTTCTAAAACAGAAACACCTGTAAGATGCGAAAACGTGCTTGGTTATTTAGAAGGTTCTGATCCGGTACTTAAAAAAGAAGTATTGATCCTTACAGGTCATTATGATCACATCGGTTTAGAAACTGATCCAAATGCAAAAGACAAAGTAAACAATGGCGCCGATGATGACGGATCGGGAACTACTGGTGTTTTATTGATGGCTAAAGCATTTACAGATGCTAAAAAAGCTGGAAAAGGTTCTAAACGCAGTATCCTTTTTATGACTGTTGTTGGTGAGGAAAAAGGACTTTGGGGTTCTGAATGGTATTCAGAGCATCCGGTTTTCCCGGTTGAAAATACCATTGCTGATTTAAATACCGACATGATTGGCCGTACAGGTGAAGAATATTTGGGCAAACCAGATTCTGCGAACTACATCTACTCAGTAGGTTCGAACATGTTAAGCAGCGATTTGGGTAAATTAAGTGAGCAGGTTAATGCTACTTACACCAAAATGAAGCTGGATTATAAATACGACGATCCAAAAGATCCGGAGCAGATTTATTACCGCTCAGATCATTATAACTTCGCTAAATTGGGTATTCCAATCATCTTCTATTATGATGGAATGCTACAACAAGACTATCATAAACCAGGTGATGAGGTAAGTAAAATCAACTTTCCACTTTTGGCTAAAAGAGCAAAACTTACCTATTTTACCGCATGGGAACTGGCTAACAGACCTAAACGCCCGACAGTAGACATGGACGGAAAAGGAAATCCAAAGAAATAA
- a CDS encoding LutB/LldF family L-lactate oxidation iron-sulfur protein yields the protein MNIAEEFLEKSDEKAFDLPHRKTINYNIGKYNVAVERGLSKFENLEASKKKAHVIKWRVMENLDKFLPEFESNFQRRGGKVIWANDAEEAQQEILNIIKRNNGKTVIKSKSMTTEEIHLNDFLEKNNIESLESDLGEYIVQLLGQAPYHIVTPAMHLSATDIAQLFHDKFGTPIDATPPQLVQKARELLRDKYLTADIGISGGNFLIADTGSIALTENEGNARLSTTFPKIHIAIVGIEKVIPSMADLDLFWPLLASHGTGQNLTVYNTILSGPRQPNETDGPEEMYVILLDNGRTNLLAQKDQRQALYCIRCGACLNACPVYKNIGGHTYNTTYSGPIGSVITPHFKGMEEFKHLSYASSLCGKCSEVCPVKIDIHKMLLLNRRDAAAAHDNGKKEEIGWSMFNKMMQNRKWMDFFGGKFKNFMLKSFFKKSWGKYREMPKVANKSFAKQWEELKKSKES from the coding sequence ATGAATATTGCCGAGGAATTTTTAGAGAAATCTGACGAGAAAGCTTTCGATTTACCGCATCGTAAAACCATAAATTATAATATTGGCAAATACAATGTAGCTGTTGAACGCGGCCTGTCAAAATTCGAAAATTTAGAGGCGTCCAAAAAAAAGGCACACGTTATCAAATGGCGGGTAATGGAAAATCTCGATAAGTTCTTACCAGAATTCGAGTCGAATTTCCAGCGCCGTGGTGGCAAGGTCATCTGGGCAAATGATGCTGAAGAAGCGCAGCAGGAAATCCTTAACATCATCAAAAGAAACAACGGAAAAACGGTTATCAAATCAAAATCGATGACCACTGAGGAAATCCACCTCAACGATTTCCTGGAAAAGAATAACATCGAATCTTTAGAGAGCGATCTGGGTGAATACATTGTTCAATTGCTTGGTCAGGCGCCATATCATATTGTTACGCCGGCCATGCACCTAAGTGCAACTGATATTGCGCAGTTGTTTCACGATAAATTCGGTACCCCTATCGATGCTACTCCCCCTCAGCTGGTACAAAAAGCGAGGGAATTGCTTCGTGATAAATATTTAACAGCCGATATTGGCATCAGTGGTGGCAATTTTCTAATAGCTGACACCGGAAGTATTGCCCTGACCGAAAATGAAGGTAATGCACGTTTAAGTACCACTTTCCCTAAAATCCATATTGCTATCGTCGGCATTGAAAAGGTAATTCCTTCAATGGCCGATCTGGATTTGTTCTGGCCTTTACTGGCCTCACATGGAACCGGGCAGAACCTAACCGTTTACAACACCATTTTAAGTGGTCCACGCCAACCTAACGAAACCGATGGACCTGAGGAGATGTATGTAATTTTGCTGGATAACGGCCGTACCAATTTATTGGCTCAAAAAGATCAGAGACAAGCTTTATACTGCATCCGTTGTGGTGCCTGTTTAAATGCCTGCCCGGTTTATAAAAATATTGGTGGCCATACTTATAATACGACCTATAGTGGTCCGATTGGATCGGTAATTACCCCCCATTTTAAAGGCATGGAAGAGTTTAAACACTTAAGCTACGCTTCGAGCCTTTGTGGCAAATGCTCGGAAGTATGTCCTGTTAAAATCGATATCCATAAAATGTTACTCCTTAATCGTAGAGATGCTGCAGCGGCTCATGATAATGGCAAAAAAGAGGAAATTGGCTGGAGCATGTTTAATAAAATGATGCAAAACCGTAAATGGATGGATTTCTTCGGCGGCAAGTTTAAAAACTTCATGCTCAAAAGTTTCTTCAAAAAGAGCTGGGGTAAGTACCGTGAAATGCCAAAAGTAGCCAATAAATCTTTTGCTAAACAGTGGGAAGAGTTGAAGAAAAGTAAAGAGTCCTGA
- a CDS encoding alpha-ketoacid dehydrogenase subunit alpha/beta: MQFNRGDKDDKFLLNLYRRLLYPRMVEDKMLKLLRQGRIGKWFSGIGQEAIAVGTTLAMQSDEYILPMHRNLGVFTSRDIPLKKLMAQWQGKITGFTKGRDRSFHFGTQDYKIIGMISHLGPQMALADGIALADVLANKQHATLVYTGEGATSEGDFHEALNVAAVWNLPVIFLIENNGYGLSTPKSEQFRCKNLVDKAIGYGVEGIQIDGNNILEVYDTINQLANEIRKDPRPVLVECLTFRMRGHEEASGTKYVPQELFDEWEKKDPLSNYETYLIEQGILTSDSVIDIKIQIKRDIELEVEEAFNEAEPEANASQEETDMYYPYQQEVIQPNQTSTDKRYLDAITDGLDLAMQKYPNLVLMGQDIADYGGAFKITDGFTAKYGKGRVRNTPICESAIVGAGLGLSINGYKAVVEMQFADFVTVGFNQIVNNLAKTHYRWGEKADVVVRMPTGAGTGAGPFHSQSNEAWFTKTPGLKIVYPAFPEDAKGLLLAAIEDPNPILYFEHKYLYRSLTAPVPEGYYTTEIGKAVTLAKGNTFAIITYGLGVHWALDYVNQHPACDATIIDLRTLQPWDKEIVRETVKNTGRVLILHEDTLTNGFGAEISAWIGEHCFPYLDAPVMRCASLDTAIPMNKVLEDDFLAKARLAETIDKLLKY, from the coding sequence ATGCAATTTAACAGAGGTGATAAAGACGACAAGTTCTTACTGAACTTATACAGAAGATTGCTTTACCCCCGGATGGTTGAAGACAAAATGCTCAAACTTTTACGCCAGGGCAGGATTGGCAAATGGTTTTCGGGTATTGGTCAGGAAGCCATAGCAGTTGGCACTACCCTGGCCATGCAAAGCGATGAATATATTTTGCCCATGCATCGTAATTTGGGTGTTTTTACCTCTCGCGATATTCCCTTAAAAAAATTAATGGCCCAATGGCAGGGCAAAATCACCGGTTTTACAAAAGGCCGCGACCGCTCCTTCCATTTCGGCACACAGGATTATAAAATTATTGGGATGATCTCCCATCTCGGTCCACAAATGGCATTAGCAGATGGCATTGCATTGGCCGATGTTTTGGCAAACAAGCAACACGCTACCCTGGTTTACACAGGCGAGGGTGCGACTAGTGAAGGCGATTTTCATGAAGCCTTAAATGTTGCCGCAGTTTGGAACCTCCCTGTAATCTTTCTGATCGAGAATAACGGGTATGGGCTTTCTACCCCGAAATCAGAGCAGTTCAGGTGCAAAAACCTGGTTGATAAAGCCATTGGTTATGGCGTAGAAGGTATTCAGATAGATGGGAATAATATTTTAGAAGTTTATGATACCATCAACCAGCTGGCTAATGAAATCCGGAAGGATCCAAGACCGGTTTTGGTAGAATGCCTTACTTTCAGGATGCGGGGCCATGAAGAAGCGTCAGGTACAAAATATGTTCCGCAGGAACTATTTGATGAATGGGAAAAGAAAGATCCATTAAGTAATTACGAAACCTATTTAATTGAGCAGGGTATTTTAACTTCCGATTCGGTAATCGACATCAAAATTCAAATTAAAAGAGATATTGAGTTAGAAGTTGAAGAAGCATTTAACGAAGCTGAACCAGAAGCAAATGCCAGTCAGGAAGAGACCGACATGTATTACCCCTATCAGCAAGAAGTTATTCAACCTAACCAAACTTCCACCGATAAAAGATATTTAGATGCCATAACCGATGGATTAGACTTGGCCATGCAAAAATACCCCAACCTGGTTTTAATGGGGCAGGATATTGCAGATTATGGTGGGGCTTTTAAAATTACAGATGGCTTTACAGCGAAATATGGCAAAGGTAGAGTCCGCAATACACCAATTTGCGAATCGGCCATTGTAGGTGCGGGATTAGGCCTATCCATTAATGGTTATAAAGCCGTGGTAGAAATGCAGTTTGCCGATTTCGTAACGGTTGGTTTTAATCAGATTGTAAATAATCTTGCAAAAACACATTACCGCTGGGGTGAAAAGGCCGATGTGGTGGTGCGCATGCCAACAGGTGCAGGAACAGGTGCAGGCCCATTTCACTCACAAAGTAATGAAGCCTGGTTTACCAAAACACCCGGCTTGAAAATCGTTTATCCGGCTTTCCCAGAAGATGCAAAAGGCCTGTTATTGGCAGCTATCGAAGATCCTAACCCAATTCTGTATTTTGAGCATAAATACCTCTACCGAAGTTTAACGGCTCCCGTTCCGGAGGGTTATTATACTACAGAAATCGGTAAAGCAGTCACACTTGCCAAAGGGAATACATTCGCGATCATTACTTACGGATTAGGGGTACATTGGGCTTTAGATTATGTAAATCAGCATCCAGCATGCGATGCCACGATAATTGACCTGCGCACACTTCAGCCCTGGGATAAAGAAATCGTTCGTGAAACAGTAAAAAATACGGGGAGAGTTTTAATTTTGCACGAAGATACCTTAACCAACGGTTTTGGTGCAGAAATATCTGCCTGGATAGGAGAACATTGTTTCCCTTATCTGGATGCTCCTGTAATGCGTTGTGCAAGTTTAGATACGGCAATCCCGATGAACAAGGTATTAGAAGACGATTTCCTGGCTAAGGCAAGATTAGCAGAAACCATAGATAAATTATTAAAATACTAA